Proteins from a genomic interval of Paenibacillus lentus:
- the sigY gene encoding RNA polymerase sigma factor SigY, giving the protein MPQEREWIKQAKQGDATALASLIQHHYSYVYKYLVKVTMEPKMAEDLTQDTMLKCIENIQRYDGTSAFSSWLMTIGTRLFIDVTRRRKRERQWLVQDGAANRLKWHFEANQEEWSDLLELLSRLSPEHRIAILLKHYYGYSYDEIGDMLNIPAGTVKSRVAYGLRELRKELNPHES; this is encoded by the coding sequence ATGCCGCAGGAGAGGGAATGGATCAAACAAGCGAAACAAGGCGATGCCACCGCTCTCGCTTCACTAATACAACATCATTATTCTTATGTGTACAAATATTTGGTGAAGGTGACCATGGAGCCCAAGATGGCCGAGGATTTGACTCAGGATACGATGCTTAAATGTATAGAAAATATACAACGTTACGATGGAACGTCTGCTTTTTCCTCTTGGTTAATGACGATCGGAACCCGGTTGTTCATTGATGTAACCCGCCGCCGGAAGAGAGAAAGGCAATGGCTAGTGCAGGATGGGGCGGCGAATCGGTTGAAATGGCATTTTGAAGCCAATCAAGAGGAATGGAGCGATTTACTTGAGCTGCTGTCCAGGCTGTCTCCTGAGCACAGGATAGCCATCCTGCTAAAGCATTATTACGGGTATAGCTACGATGAAATCGGAGATATGCTCAACATTCCAGCAGGTACGGTCAAATCTCGAGTTGCTTATGGACTACGCGAATTGCGAAAGGAGTTGAATCCACATGAGTCATAA
- a CDS encoding DUF5345 family protein yields the protein MSHNGQDKELEDELIRELLKDLQSLERVVPEKNGPSVESWELIVKERWRMTAWMRKWEVMLFCLVALLMISGGFLFLLTIPVVYALLQGLGVIAAVAVIMALRPARREGAE from the coding sequence ATGAGTCATAACGGACAAGACAAGGAATTAGAGGATGAGCTTATTCGAGAACTCTTGAAGGATTTACAAAGCTTGGAACGCGTCGTTCCGGAGAAGAACGGGCCTTCTGTAGAGTCATGGGAGCTGATCGTAAAAGAGCGCTGGCGGATGACGGCTTGGATGAGAAAATGGGAAGTCATGCTGTTCTGTTTGGTTGCCCTATTAATGATAAGTGGCGGCTTCCTGTTCCTATTAACGATTCCGGTAGTTTACGCTTTATTGCAAGGGCTTGGAGTTATCGCGGCGGTAGCGGTGATCATGGCGCTGCGCCCAGCCCGGAGGGAGGGAGCAGAATGA
- a CDS encoding PLD nuclease N-terminal domain-containing protein, which produces MNINWGLLAPVIVLQFLLMITAFISLARAESVRGAKWIWVFVILFGNIVGSIVYFIIGRKEA; this is translated from the coding sequence ATGAATATTAATTGGGGATTGCTCGCGCCCGTTATAGTATTGCAGTTTTTGCTTATGATTACGGCTTTCATTTCGCTGGCTCGGGCAGAATCGGTAAGGGGAGCCAAATGGATTTGGGTTTTTGTTATCCTTTTCGGAAATATTGTCGGGAGCATCGTTTATTTTATAATCGGAAGGAAAGAAGCCTAA
- a CDS encoding ABC transporter ATP-binding protein, producing MSFLRVDQLTKSFGSRTPVRGISFELEPGSCTALLGPNGAGKTTTMRMIAGLIAPSAGRISVQGRQHSSGEYRSLIGYLPQHPAFYGWMTGEEFVMYAACLSGMSRKEARKRTLSVLERVGLAEAAKRRIAGYSGGMKQRLGLAQALVHRPQLLLLDEPVSALDPIGRREVMDLLQSLRAEATILFSTHVLPDAEEVCDRIMMMRDGEIVENGELQVLADKYRLPQLTIQVEKLGSANAWLQSLQSRPYVQDAQIQGSTALLTVRDMKEARRLILEEVSSKGIPLLSFQAGTTSLEDMFMKVVTA from the coding sequence ATGTCATTTCTTCGTGTGGATCAATTGACTAAGAGTTTTGGTTCGCGTACCCCGGTTAGAGGAATTTCTTTCGAGCTGGAGCCGGGAAGCTGCACTGCGCTGCTCGGGCCAAACGGAGCAGGCAAGACGACGACAATGCGGATGATTGCCGGGTTGATCGCTCCGTCCGCGGGGCGGATTTCCGTGCAGGGACGACAGCATTCCAGCGGGGAATACCGCTCACTCATTGGATATTTGCCGCAGCATCCTGCATTTTACGGCTGGATGACCGGTGAGGAATTCGTTATGTATGCCGCATGTCTCAGTGGAATGAGCCGAAAAGAGGCTCGGAAACGGACGTTGTCTGTGCTAGAACGGGTTGGCTTGGCAGAAGCAGCAAAGCGGCGGATCGCAGGATATTCCGGAGGGATGAAGCAGCGGCTCGGCTTGGCACAGGCGCTGGTTCATCGGCCGCAACTGCTACTGCTCGATGAACCGGTATCAGCGCTTGATCCGATCGGGCGGCGCGAGGTTATGGATTTATTGCAGTCCCTGCGTGCGGAGGCGACGATTCTATTCTCGACGCATGTGCTGCCTGATGCGGAGGAGGTCTGTGACCGGATCATGATGATGCGGGACGGAGAAATTGTAGAAAACGGTGAGCTGCAGGTGCTTGCTGATAAATATCGTCTTCCGCAGCTGACTATTCAGGTGGAAAAGCTTGGTTCGGCAAATGCTTGGCTGCAGTCGCTGCAGAGCCGTCCGTATGTTCAAGATGCGCAAATTCAAGGCAGTACTGCCCTGCTGACTGTCCGTGATATGAAAGAAGCGAGACGGCTCATTTTAGAAGAGGTCTCTTCGAAAGGTATCCCTCTATTAAGTTTTCAGGCAGGTACTACCTCGCTCGAGGATATGTTTATGAAGGTGGTTACAGCATGA
- a CDS encoding ABC transporter permease — MRQALYMYRKELLGMTRNYQLLWIPIVFMLLVVMQPVTSYYMPDILAASGSVPAELISKIPIPGPAEVMGSVLGQYSTFGVLILVIAGMQVVAGERYGGTAALVLVRPVSSASFISAKWAGQMTLMLVSFIASYAMAWYYTALLLGPVPWRIGFIAGGLYILWLMFALSLNLLLSTLLRGSAAAVISLLVVAGLSLGHSLAPAWFAWSPARLLMLANAVIIGSSVESAFASVIMTSLLCLACIGIAIWSLRRQGIPDLRGD; from the coding sequence ATGAGGCAAGCATTGTACATGTACCGCAAAGAACTGTTAGGCATGACCCGAAACTACCAGCTTCTTTGGATTCCGATTGTTTTCATGCTGCTTGTAGTAATGCAGCCCGTAACTTCATATTATATGCCGGACATACTGGCTGCTTCAGGCAGTGTTCCTGCAGAGTTGATATCGAAGATTCCGATCCCCGGGCCTGCTGAAGTGATGGGAAGCGTCCTCGGACAATATAGCACCTTTGGGGTACTTATTCTCGTGATCGCGGGAATGCAGGTCGTGGCTGGCGAGCGTTATGGAGGAACGGCTGCCTTGGTTCTTGTTCGGCCCGTAAGTTCAGCCTCCTTTATTTCTGCCAAATGGGCGGGCCAAATGACCTTGATGCTAGTTTCCTTCATAGCGAGCTATGCGATGGCGTGGTACTATACTGCGTTATTGCTCGGCCCTGTGCCTTGGCGGATAGGGTTTATTGCAGGTGGGCTATATATTCTATGGCTTATGTTTGCTCTCTCCTTGAACCTTCTACTTAGCACATTGTTGCGCGGCAGTGCAGCTGCCGTAATATCCCTTCTCGTTGTTGCCGGATTATCGCTAGGCCATAGTCTTGCGCCTGCTTGGTTTGCCTGGAGTCCAGCTCGACTGTTAATGCTAGCAAATGCGGTAATCATAGGCTCGTCGGTAGAGTCGGCATTTGCATCAGTTATAATGACCTCCTTATTATGTCTTGCTTGTATAGGCATTGCCATTTGGAGCTTGCGCCGGCAAGGTATACCTGATTTAAGGGGAGATTGA
- a CDS encoding ATPase translates to MLQLGEKVVIVGDAFEQNLPVGEYGYIIAYDRNPDNVFDYVVRAPKTGRNYFVPSQDVESEERLIEQEVERTTQEALIDYALATHNEKLFHQVINGEDPYAEEQEEPTKEVMSQAEFIKQVNLRAWI, encoded by the coding sequence ATGCTGCAATTGGGAGAGAAGGTTGTTATCGTCGGCGATGCTTTTGAGCAGAATCTTCCTGTTGGGGAATATGGCTATATTATTGCTTATGACCGTAATCCGGACAATGTGTTTGATTATGTTGTTCGGGCTCCAAAGACTGGACGGAATTACTTTGTCCCATCACAGGATGTGGAATCCGAAGAGCGGCTGATTGAGCAAGAAGTAGAGCGCACCACCCAGGAAGCGTTGATTGACTACGCACTGGCCACGCATAATGAGAAGCTGTTCCATCAGGTCATCAATGGAGAAGATCCTTACGCGGAGGAGCAAGAAGAACCAACAAAGGAAGTTATGTCTCAGGCAGAATTCATCAAACAGGTGAATTTACGAGCTTGGATTTAG
- the gatC gene encoding Asp-tRNA(Asn)/Glu-tRNA(Gln) amidotransferase subunit GatC translates to MSIETKDVEHVAKLARLNLTDEERDLFTEQLNAILQYAEKLNELDTDGVEPTTHVLRLSNVMREDVVLDSLTQEQVFRNAPEEEDGQFKVPAVLE, encoded by the coding sequence ATGAGCATCGAGACTAAAGATGTTGAACATGTGGCCAAGCTGGCCCGTTTAAATTTAACGGATGAAGAGCGGGATCTATTCACGGAGCAATTGAATGCGATTTTACAATATGCCGAGAAGCTGAATGAGCTGGATACCGATGGCGTAGAGCCGACGACTCATGTACTTCGTCTCAGTAACGTTATGCGCGAGGATGTCGTGCTCGATAGCTTGACGCAAGAGCAGGTATTCCGCAATGCTCCGGAGGAAGAGGATGGGCAATTCAAGGTGCCTGCCGTTCTGGAATAA
- the gatA gene encoding Asp-tRNA(Asn)/Glu-tRNA(Gln) amidotransferase subunit GatA produces the protein MTLFDLRLQDIHNQLRNKELSVTDLVGEAFAKIGERDERIGAFLTLNEESARAEAARMDDKLVNGEALGLLFGLPVGVKDNMITEGLRTTCASHFLSNYDPIYDGTVISKLKQAESILIGKLNMDEFAMGGSNENSSFHPVRNPWDLNRVPGGSSGGSAAAVAAGEAYFALGSDTGGSIRQPASYCGVVGLKPTYGLVSRYGLVAFASSLDQIGPLTKNVEDAAYVLQAIAGYDPKDSTSAQVDIPNYASALTGDVTGLRIAVPKEYLEGVDPQIKASVMEALRLLESLGAVWEEVSLPHTEYAVAAYYLLASSEASSNLSRFDGIRYGVRADHAGSLIDLYHESRSQGFGPEVKRRIMLGTYALSSGYYDAYYLKAQKVRTLIKRDFDQTFEKYDVIVGPTTPTTAFALGSQVDDPLTMYLNDILTIPVSLAGMPALTVPCGFADGLPIGLQFIGKAFDESTILRLAHAFEANSDHHKRRPSL, from the coding sequence GTGACGCTTTTTGATTTACGCTTACAGGATATACATAACCAGCTCCGCAACAAGGAGTTATCGGTTACCGATTTGGTTGGAGAAGCATTTGCCAAGATCGGGGAGAGAGATGAACGGATCGGCGCTTTTTTGACGTTGAATGAAGAGAGCGCACGTGCAGAAGCGGCACGAATGGATGACAAGCTGGTCAACGGGGAGGCATTGGGTCTCTTGTTTGGACTGCCGGTCGGAGTGAAAGATAATATGATCACAGAGGGACTACGCACAACTTGCGCAAGCCACTTTCTGTCTAATTACGATCCGATCTACGACGGAACCGTCATTTCGAAGCTGAAGCAAGCTGAATCGATTTTGATCGGGAAATTGAATATGGACGAGTTCGCGATGGGCGGCTCCAATGAAAATTCAAGCTTCCATCCCGTTCGGAATCCATGGGATTTGAACCGGGTACCCGGTGGCTCAAGCGGCGGATCGGCAGCTGCTGTAGCTGCGGGTGAAGCTTATTTTGCATTGGGCTCGGATACGGGCGGCTCGATCCGTCAGCCAGCTTCGTATTGCGGAGTCGTAGGCTTGAAGCCAACCTATGGCCTTGTATCCAGATACGGCTTGGTTGCATTTGCTTCGTCGCTCGATCAGATCGGACCGCTTACGAAGAATGTAGAGGATGCTGCATATGTGCTGCAGGCCATCGCGGGGTATGATCCGAAGGACTCCACATCGGCTCAAGTCGACATCCCGAATTATGCAAGTGCCTTAACTGGGGATGTTACTGGGCTTCGCATCGCGGTGCCGAAGGAGTATTTGGAAGGCGTTGATCCGCAAATCAAGGCTTCTGTTATGGAAGCTTTGCGCTTGCTCGAAAGTCTGGGCGCTGTATGGGAGGAAGTATCGCTGCCTCATACGGAATATGCCGTTGCCGCCTATTATTTGCTGGCCTCCTCAGAGGCGTCTTCCAACCTGTCGCGCTTTGACGGCATTCGCTATGGAGTACGTGCTGATCATGCGGGCAGTTTGATTGATCTCTATCATGAATCCCGCAGCCAAGGCTTCGGGCCGGAAGTGAAGCGGCGTATTATGCTTGGCACCTACGCGCTTAGCTCCGGATACTATGATGCTTATTATTTGAAAGCACAGAAAGTACGCACCTTAATCAAGCGTGATTTTGATCAAACGTTTGAGAAATATGATGTTATCGTTGGGCCGACGACGCCAACGACAGCGTTCGCGTTAGGATCCCAAGTGGATGATCCCCTGACGATGTACTTGAACGATATATTGACGATTCCGGTCAGCCTTGCTGGAATGCCGGCGCTTACCGTGCCTTGCGGATTTGCCGATGGGCTTCCAATTGGGTTGCAATTTATCGGCAAAGCGTTTGATGAGAGCACTATATTACGGTTAGCTCATGCCTTTGAAGCGAATAGTGATCATCACAAACGGCGTCCGTCGTTGTAA
- the gatB gene encoding Asp-tRNA(Asn)/Glu-tRNA(Gln) amidotransferase subunit GatB, which produces MSTSKYETVIGLEVHVELHTKSKIFCGCSTEFGAPPNSHTCPICLGHPGVLPVLNRQAVDYAMKAAMALNCEIADVSKFDRKNYFYPDSPKAYQISQFDQPIGQNGYIDIEVDGKTKRIGITRLHLEEDAGKLTHIDGGYASLVDFNRVGTPLVEIVSEPEISTPEEARAYLEKLRAIMQYCGVSDVKMEEGSMRCDANISLRPVGQKELGTRAELKNMNSFRGVLRGLEYEQYRQAEILDDGGEVVQETRRWDETQGKTFSMRGKEEAHDYRYFPDPDLVTLHIDQAWKDRIRASIPELPDARKARYTEQFGLPSYDAEVITSSKELADLFESSLEFTKDAKSVSNWIMGDLLGYLNSTGQELSDVKLTGQGLGEMIGLIEKGTISSKIAKTVFKEMLQSGKRPEQIVEEQGLVQISDEGAILAIVNEVIADNPASVEDYKAGKEKAIGFLVGQVMKRSKGKANPGLVNKLLVDILKG; this is translated from the coding sequence ATGTCAACGTCCAAATATGAAACGGTAATTGGGTTGGAAGTGCATGTGGAGCTGCACACGAAATCAAAAATTTTTTGCGGCTGTTCCACCGAGTTTGGCGCTCCGCCTAACAGTCATACATGCCCGATCTGTCTCGGGCATCCCGGAGTGCTGCCTGTGCTTAACCGCCAGGCGGTGGATTATGCGATGAAAGCCGCAATGGCTTTGAATTGCGAAATAGCAGATGTTAGCAAGTTCGACCGTAAAAACTATTTTTATCCCGACTCCCCGAAGGCTTATCAGATTTCTCAATTTGACCAGCCGATCGGACAAAACGGGTACATTGATATCGAAGTTGATGGCAAGACGAAGCGCATAGGCATCACCCGTCTTCATTTGGAAGAGGATGCGGGCAAGCTGACCCATATCGACGGGGGGTATGCTTCGCTTGTCGATTTCAACCGTGTGGGTACTCCGTTGGTGGAGATCGTATCTGAGCCGGAAATTTCTACTCCGGAGGAAGCACGCGCTTATTTGGAGAAGCTGCGGGCCATAATGCAGTACTGCGGCGTGTCCGATGTGAAGATGGAAGAGGGCTCGATGCGCTGCGATGCAAATATCAGTCTTCGTCCGGTAGGGCAAAAGGAATTAGGTACACGTGCTGAGCTTAAAAATATGAACTCTTTCCGCGGTGTTCTGCGCGGATTGGAATATGAACAATACCGTCAAGCTGAAATTTTGGATGACGGAGGAGAGGTCGTGCAGGAAACGCGGCGGTGGGACGAGACTCAAGGCAAGACCTTCTCAATGCGTGGTAAGGAAGAAGCGCATGACTACCGCTACTTCCCGGACCCGGATCTTGTCACGCTGCATATTGACCAAGCCTGGAAGGATCGGATCAGAGCTTCTATTCCTGAGCTTCCAGATGCCCGCAAGGCACGCTATACGGAGCAATTTGGGCTTCCGAGCTATGATGCTGAGGTTATTACCTCTTCCAAAGAGCTCGCTGATCTGTTCGAGAGCAGTCTGGAGTTCACCAAGGATGCTAAATCGGTATCCAACTGGATTATGGGCGATTTGCTTGGATATTTAAATAGCACCGGTCAAGAACTATCCGATGTGAAATTAACAGGTCAAGGGCTCGGCGAAATGATTGGTTTGATCGAAAAAGGAACTATTAGCTCTAAGATCGCTAAGACAGTGTTCAAAGAAATGCTGCAAAGCGGTAAGCGGCCTGAGCAAATTGTTGAAGAACAGGGATTGGTTCAAATTAGCGATGAGGGTGCGATTCTGGCTATTGTTAATGAGGTCATTGCCGATAATCCGGCTTCCGTCGAAGATTATAAGGCGGGCAAGGAGAAGGCGATTGGTTTCCTGGTTGGCCAAGTTATGAAGCGCAGTAAAGGGAAAGCTAACCCAGGACTCGTTAACAAGCTCTTGGTGGATATTTTGAAAGGCTAG